In Elgaria multicarinata webbii isolate HBS135686 ecotype San Diego chromosome 15, rElgMul1.1.pri, whole genome shotgun sequence, one genomic interval encodes:
- the SLITRK2 gene encoding SLIT and NTRK-like protein 2, whose protein sequence is MLKGVWLLSVFTVAGISPTESRKPSKDICSKSRCPCEEKENVLNINCENKGFTTVSLLLPPPSKIYQLFLNNNAFTRLYPNEFVNYSNAVTLHLGNNDMQEIRTGAFVGLRTLKRLHLNNNKLEVLREDTFLGLESLEYLQADYNYISAIEAGAFSKLNKLKVLILNDNLLLSLPSNVFRFVLLTHLDLRGNRLKMMPFAGVLEHIGGIMEIQLEENPWNCTCDLLPLKAWLDTITVFVGEIVCETPFRLHGKDVTQLTRQDLCPRKSAGDSNQREKHPSHSDTHIQRFTPTVNSAVGATRAPKASRPPKTRNRPTPRVTVSKDRQIFGPIMVYQTKSPVPLTCPVGCVCTSQSSDNGLNVNCQEKKIGNISDLHPRPTSPKKLYLTSNYLQTVYKTDLLEYSSLDLLHLGNNRIAVIQEGAFSNLTTLRRLYLNGNYLEVLYPSMFEGLHSLQYLYLEYNVIKDILPHTFDALGNLHLLFLNNNLLRSLPDNVFGGTTLTRLNLRNNHFSYLPVRGVLEQLSALIQIDLQENPWDCTCDIMGLRNWIERVTEQNNQQSGAPVVLNEVICDSPAKHAGENLKTLSKEAICPENPNLFDSSFLSPKLNTDVPQTFSIFPSSYPEIRTEVPLSVLILGLLVVFILSVCFGAGLFVFVLKRRKGMPSVSSGANNLDVSSFQLQYGCYNSEAHDKAEGHVYNYIPPPVGQMCQNPIYMQKEGDPVAYYRNLQEYSYSNLEPKKDEPASLAFTITAAEMLEKQAFAREPELLYQNIVERVKELPSGSLVHYNFCTLPKRQFAPSYESRRQNQDRINKTVLYGTPRKYFTEQSKPELPLLQGKLQTEPDYLEVLEKQTAISQL, encoded by the coding sequence ATGCTGAAGGGGGTTTGGCTGCTCAGTGTCTTCACCGTGGCTGGGATCTCGCCGACAGAGAGCCGCAAACCTTCCAAAGACATTTGCAGCAAGAGCCGCTGCCCTTGTGAAGAGAAAGAGAATGTGCTGAATATTAATTGTGAAAACAAGGGATTTACCACCGTCAGCCTTCTGTTGCCTCCACCGTCCAAGATCTATCAGCTCTTCCTCAACAACAATGCCTTCACCCGCCTCTATCCCAATGAGTTTGTCAACTACTCCAACGCCGTGACCCTGCACCTGGGCAACAACGACATGCAAGAGATTCGAACCGGGGCCTTTGTAGGCCTTCGGACCCTAAAGAGGTTGCacctcaacaacaacaagttgGAAGTCCTGCGGGAGGACACTTTCCTCGGCTTGGAGAGTTTGGAGTACTTGCAAGCTGACTACAACTACATCAGTGCTATCGAAGCTGGGGCTTTCAGCAAGCTGAATAAGCTGAAAGTGTTGATCCTCAATGACAACCTCCTTTTGTCGCTGCCTAGCAATGTGTTCCGTTTCGTTCTGCTCACTCACCTGGACCTCAGAGGGAACCGGCTGAAGATGATGCCTTTTGCTGGTGTCCTGGAGCACATTGGAGGCATCATGGAGATCCAACTGGAGGAGAATCCCTGGAACTGTACCTGTGACCTGCTGCCTCTCAAAGCTTGGCTGGACACCATCACTGTCTTCGTTGGGGAGATTGTGTGTGAGACCCCGTTCAGGTTGCACGGGAAAGATGTGACCCAACTCACCAGGCAGGACCTCTGCCCTCGGAAAAGTGCGGGTGACTCTAACCAGAGGGAGAAGCACCCTTCCCACTCCGACACGCACATCCAGAGGTTTACACCAACAGTGAACTCTGCTGTCGGTGCTACCCGGGCCCCGAAAGCCAGCCGCCCACCCAAAACAAGGAACCGCCCAACCCCAAGGGTCACCGTGTCTAAAGACAGGCAGATTTTTGGGCCAATCATGGTTTACCAGACCAAGTCTCCAGTGCCACTCACTTGCCCAGTGGGCTGCGTCTGCACTTCTCAAAGTTCTGACAACGGGTTGAATGTCAACTGCCAGGAGAAAAAAATCGGCAACATCTCTGACCTACACCCCAGGCCCACCAGTCCAAAGAAACTCTATCTGACAAGCAATTACTTGCAAACAGTCTACAAAACAGATCTCTTGGAATACAGCTCACTGGATTTGTTGCATTTGGGAAACAACAGGATTGCCGTGATCCAAGAAGGTGCCTTCTCTAACCTCACCACTTTGCGACGACTCTATCTCAATGGCAATTACCTTGAGGTCCTGTACCCTTCCATGTTCGAAGGGCTGCACAGCTTGCAGTACCTCTACTTAGAATATAATGTGATTAAGGATATCCTGCCACACACCTTTGATGCACTGGGTAACCTTCACCTGTTATTTCTGAACAACAACCTGCTTCGGTCTCTGCCGGACAATGTGTTTGGGGGCACCACCCTGACCAGACTCAACCTGAGGAACAACCATTTCTCATACTTGCCTGTGCGAGGGGTCCTTGAGCAACTTTCAGCTCTCATTCAGATTGACCTCCAAGAAAACCCTTGGGATTGTACTTGTGACATCATGGGGCTGAGGAACTGGATAGAGCGAGTGACGGAGCAAAACAACCAGCAGTCCGGGGCCCCTGTCGTTCTCAATGAAGTGATCTGTGATTCTCCAGCCAAGCACGCTGGAGAGAATCTCAAGACCCTGAGCAAAGAGGCCATCTGCCCTGAGAATCCCAACCTGTTCGATTCTTCTTTCTTATCGCCAAAGCTGAACACAGACGTCCCGCAAACCTTCAGTATCTTCCCCAGCTCGTATCCCGAAATACGCACCGAAGTCCCCCTCTCTGTCTTAATTTTGGGCCTTCTGGTCGTGTTTATTTTGTCCGTCTGCTTTGGGGCCGGCCTCTTTGTCTTTGTCCTCAAGCGTCGCAAGGGCATGCCAAGCGTGTCCAGCGGTGCCAACAACCTCGACGTCAGCTCCTTCCAGTTGCAGTATGGGTGCTACAACAGCGAGGCGCACGACAAAGCTGAAGGGCATGTGTATAATTACATCCCGCCTCCTGTTGGCCAGATGTGCCAGAATCCCATCTACATGCAGAAAGAAGGAGACCCCGTGGCTTACTACAGGAATCTCCAGGAGTACAGCTATAGCAATCTTGAGCCGAAGAAGGACGAACCTGCTAGCCTGGCCTTTACAATTACTGCGGCAGAGATGCTGGAGAAGCAGGCCTTTGCGAGGGAGCCGGAGCTGTTGTATCAGAACATTGTGGAGAGGGTGAAGGAGCTGCCCAGTGGAAGCCTTGTCCATTACAACTTTTGCACCCTTCCCAAAAGACAGTTCGCTCCTTCCTACGAGTCGAGGCGACAAAACCAGGACAGGATAAATAAAACGGTTTTGTACGGGACACCGCGGAAATATTTTACAGAACAATCCAAACCTGAGCTTCCTTTATTGCAAGGGAAATTACAGACTGAACCAGACTACCTCGAAGTTCTGGAAAAGCAAACTGCCATTAGCCAGCTGTGA